One window of Sphingobacteriales bacterium genomic DNA carries:
- a CDS encoding saccharopine dehydrogenase family protein: MGRVLIIGAGGVGNVVVKKCAMNPDVFSDIMLASRTLSKCEAIANEIGGNRVKTAQVDADNVPELAQLIESYRPDLVINLALPYQDLPIMDACLQTGVHYLDTANYEPKDEAKFEYSWQWAYKKRFEDKGIMALLGCGFDPGVTGVFTAYAAKHHFKEMHYLDIVDCNAGNHGKAFATNFNPEINIREITQNGKYFENGEWVEIPPMSIHQPVAYPNIGDRESYLLFHEELESLTKNFPTLKRARFWMTFGQQYITHLNVLQNVGMTSIKPIRYQGIDIVPLEFLKAVLPEPSSLGENYTGETSIGCQIKGIGKDGKELTYFVYNNCSHAESFKEVQAQAVSYTTGVPAMIGAMMMLKGLWMRPGVWNVEEFNPDPFMEMLNKHGLPWHEQFNIKLAFEYPS, encoded by the coding sequence ATGGGTAGAGTATTAATTATCGGTGCAGGAGGTGTTGGCAATGTTGTGGTTAAAAAATGTGCTATGAACCCCGATGTTTTCTCCGACATTATGCTGGCCAGCCGTACTTTGTCTAAATGTGAGGCAATTGCAAATGAAATTGGAGGCAACAGGGTAAAAACAGCACAAGTTGATGCAGATAATGTGCCGGAATTGGCTCAATTGATTGAATCATATCGCCCCGATTTAGTAATCAATTTAGCCTTGCCGTATCAGGATTTACCGATAATGGATGCATGTCTTCAAACAGGAGTTCATTATTTAGATACGGCAAATTATGAACCAAAGGACGAGGCAAAGTTTGAATATAGCTGGCAATGGGCATACAAAAAAAGGTTTGAAGATAAGGGCATCATGGCTTTGTTGGGATGTGGATTTGATCCGGGCGTTACCGGAGTGTTTACAGCTTATGCCGCAAAGCATCATTTCAAGGAAATGCACTATTTAGACATTGTAGATTGCAATGCCGGCAATCATGGTAAGGCGTTTGCAACCAATTTTAATCCGGAAATCAATATCAGGGAAATTACTCAAAACGGCAAGTATTTTGAAAACGGAGAATGGGTTGAAATCCCTCCAATGTCCATTCATCAACCGGTTGCTTATCCCAACATAGGGGATCGGGAATCCTATTTATTGTTTCATGAAGAATTGGAATCTTTAACCAAAAACTTTCCGACTTTGAAGCGGGCCAGGTTTTGGATGACTTTCGGTCAACAATATATTACACACCTAAACGTGCTTCAAAATGTTGGAATGACAAGCATCAAACCTATCCGGTATCAGGGAATTGATATTGTTCCTTTAGAGTTTCTGAAAGCAGTTTTACCCGAACCTTCTTCGTTGGGAGAAAATTACACCGGTGAAACCTCCATCGGTTGTCAGATTAAGGGAATTGGTAAAGATGGCAAGGAACTGACTTATTTTGTTTACAACAATTGCAGCCATGCCGAATCCTTTAAAGAAGTTCAGGCTCAGGCTGTTTCCTATACTACCGGTGTACCCGCAATGATTGGTGCAATGATGATGTTAAAAGGACTTTGGATGAGACCCGGTGTTTGGAATGTCGAGGAATTTAACCCCGATCCTTTTATGGAAATGTTGAATAAACATGGTTTACCCTGGCATGAACAATTTAACATCAAACTTGCTTTTGAGTATCCCTCCTGA
- a CDS encoding acetyl-CoA C-acyltransferase, which yields MNEVYIVGMARTPIGSFGGSLASLTAVEMGTLVLQEAVKRAGINSEMIDEVFMGNVLTANNGQAPTRQAVLAAGFPVNIPCTTINKVCASGMKAIMLAAQTIRLGDNDVVVAGGMESMSNAPFYLTKSRWGMKYGNGELIDAIVRDGLQDPYKGYMMGNCGEICAKEYKFTREEQDAYAIESYKRAISANENGYFADEIMPVSISAGKGKTIVVSEDDEYKNIIWDKVSALRPAFDKDGTITAVNASKINDGAAAVVLMSKQKMEELGLKPIAKLLSYADAGQTPEWFTTTPSLAVPKAVSKAGLSLSDIDIFEINEAFSVVALANMKLMNIPHAKLNVLGGAVSLGHPIGASGARITCTLISALKYKGGKIGSAGICNGGGGASALVLELC from the coding sequence ATGAACGAAGTATATATTGTAGGAATGGCACGCACTCCAATCGGAAGTTTTGGCGGTAGTTTGGCATCCCTAACTGCCGTTGAAATGGGCACTTTAGTGTTACAGGAAGCCGTAAAAAGAGCCGGCATCAATTCCGAAATGATTGACGAAGTTTTCATGGGAAATGTGCTGACTGCAAATAATGGTCAGGCCCCTACACGACAAGCTGTTTTGGCAGCCGGTTTTCCTGTAAATATTCCATGTACAACTATTAACAAAGTTTGTGCTTCAGGAATGAAAGCCATTATGCTCGCTGCTCAGACAATTCGGCTTGGTGATAATGACGTGGTGGTTGCCGGAGGAATGGAAAGCATGAGCAATGCCCCTTTTTACCTGACCAAATCCCGATGGGGAATGAAATATGGCAATGGTGAGCTGATTGATGCCATTGTCAGAGATGGTTTACAAGATCCTTACAAAGGCTATATGATGGGAAACTGCGGTGAAATCTGTGCAAAAGAATACAAATTTACCCGGGAAGAACAAGATGCTTATGCCATTGAATCGTACAAAAGAGCAATTTCAGCTAATGAAAACGGATATTTTGCCGATGAAATCATGCCCGTTTCCATTTCTGCCGGCAAGGGAAAAACCATAGTCGTGAGCGAAGATGATGAATATAAAAATATAATCTGGGACAAAGTATCTGCTCTTCGACCAGCATTTGACAAAGATGGTACTATTACCGCTGTGAATGCTTCAAAAATTAATGACGGTGCTGCTGCTGTGGTTCTGATGAGCAAACAAAAAATGGAGGAATTGGGTCTTAAACCTATCGCAAAGCTTTTAAGCTATGCTGACGCAGGTCAAACACCCGAATGGTTTACAACTACTCCTTCGTTGGCTGTTCCCAAAGCAGTTTCCAAAGCTGGTTTATCTCTTTCTGATATTGACATTTTCGAAATTAACGAAGCATTTTCTGTTGTTGCTTTAGCCAATATGAAACTAATGAACATACCTCATGCCAAGCTCAATGTTTTAGGCGGGGCTGTTTCGTTAGGACATCCCATTGGTGCGTCCGGTGCAAGAATTACCTGTACTTTAATATCAGCACTTAAATATAAAGGTGGAAAAATAGGTAGTGCAGGAATTTGTAACGGCGGTGGTGGTGCTTCCGCCTTGGTTCTGGAGTTGTGCTGA
- a CDS encoding DUF1311 domain-containing protein, whose product MQLLRFMSLFLLCFLPNFTSFAQNNSNSTEDPIETKLNTCMENNPSTMGVVQCLDTAYLEWDAELNKYYKLLQTVVSKDQKTSLRTVQLSWIEYRDKEFELLQKLYESKEGTMFIPMIVYDKVEIVKHRALELKSHYSLLTEY is encoded by the coding sequence ATGCAGTTGTTAAGGTTTATGAGTCTGTTTTTGTTATGCTTTTTACCCAACTTCACAAGTTTCGCTCAGAATAATAGCAATTCAACGGAAGACCCTATCGAAACTAAGTTAAATACCTGCATGGAGAATAATCCCTCCACTATGGGTGTCGTACAATGTCTTGATACCGCTTATTTGGAATGGGATGCTGAGTTAAACAAGTACTATAAACTCTTGCAAACTGTTGTTTCCAAGGATCAGAAAACCTCGCTCCGTACAGTTCAGCTCTCCTGGATTGAGTATCGGGATAAAGAGTTTGAACTGCTTCAAAAATTGTATGAATCAAAGGAAGGGACTATGTTTATACCCATGATTGTTTACGACAAAGTAGAAATTGTTAAACATCGCGCTTTAGAACTAAAAAGTCATTACAGTTTATTGACAGAATACTAA
- a CDS encoding aldehyde dehydrogenase: MSLLSESATLNLDLIDEKNEIAEVVQKQKTYFSSNSTKNIAFRIEQLRKLRNAITEFETQILYALNQDLNKTGIEAYGTEIALVLSEIEVAIKKLKSWSRPKVVPTPIFHFYSKSKIYPEPYGVALIISPWNYPFNLLFSPLVGAIAAGNCAILKPSELTPNVSRVMADLIRKTFETQYVALFEGDASVSQELLNHKFDYIFYTGGTNVGKIVYTAAAKNLTPVTLELGGKSPCIVHSDANINISAKRIISGKLINNGQTCIAPDYLFVHKSIKHELIVALKKEITAMFGENPEDSPHLSRIVNDRHLKRLEKLLDCGDIIVGGQINPETKYIAPTLIENIEPTDPIMQEEIFGPILPIMDYENLDEVIQFINERPKPLALYLYTESSETGEKVIAQTSSGAVAINESFYQVGNCNLPFGGVGESGIGNYHGKFSFDTFSHQKSVLKRSTFIDLPLRYAPYKYGEKILRFLLKYTIH, from the coding sequence ATGTCTCTTTTAAGCGAATCTGCCACTCTGAATCTCGATTTAATAGATGAAAAAAATGAAATAGCCGAAGTGGTGCAAAAGCAAAAAACATACTTTTCAAGCAACTCCACTAAAAATATTGCTTTTAGAATTGAGCAGTTAAGAAAGCTTCGCAACGCTATTACAGAATTTGAAACCCAGATTTTATACGCGCTCAATCAGGATTTAAACAAAACCGGAATTGAAGCTTATGGAACTGAAATAGCCTTGGTTTTATCAGAAATTGAAGTTGCAATAAAAAAGCTTAAAAGTTGGTCAAGACCCAAAGTGGTTCCAACTCCGATTTTTCATTTTTATTCTAAAAGCAAAATATATCCGGAACCGTATGGAGTTGCCCTGATAATCTCCCCATGGAATTACCCTTTTAATCTCTTGTTTTCCCCTTTAGTTGGAGCGATAGCTGCCGGAAATTGTGCCATTTTAAAGCCATCTGAGTTAACACCTAATGTTTCGAGGGTGATGGCTGACTTAATTCGCAAAACTTTTGAAACGCAGTATGTGGCATTGTTTGAAGGGGATGCTTCTGTTTCTCAAGAATTGCTAAATCACAAATTCGATTATATCTTTTATACCGGCGGCACTAATGTGGGTAAAATCGTTTATACTGCTGCTGCAAAAAACCTGACTCCTGTTACCCTTGAATTAGGCGGAAAAAGCCCCTGCATCGTTCATTCGGATGCAAATATCAACATTAGCGCAAAAAGAATTATAAGCGGCAAATTAATTAACAACGGACAAACCTGCATCGCCCCTGATTATTTGTTTGTACACAAATCAATTAAACATGAGTTAATAGTTGCATTGAAAAAGGAAATCACTGCAATGTTTGGGGAAAATCCGGAAGATAGTCCTCATTTAAGCCGGATTGTAAATGACAGACATCTTAAACGCCTTGAAAAACTGCTGGATTGTGGTGATATCATTGTTGGTGGTCAAATAAATCCTGAAACTAAATATATAGCACCGACTTTGATTGAAAATATTGAGCCAACTGATCCAATCATGCAGGAAGAAATTTTTGGCCCTATTTTACCAATCATGGATTATGAAAATTTGGATGAAGTGATACAGTTTATTAACGAGCGCCCCAAACCGCTTGCTTTGTATTTATATACAGAAAGCAGCGAAACCGGTGAAAAAGTAATTGCACAAACCTCTTCGGGTGCTGTTGCTATTAACGAATCTTTTTATCAGGTAGGGAATTGTAATTTGCCTTTTGGTGGGGTCGGGGAAAGCGGTATCGGAAATTATCACGGAAAATTTAGCTTCGATACATTCTCTCATCAAAAAAGTGTTTTAAAACGCTCTACTTTTATTGACTTGCCTTTGCGGTATGCACCCTATAAATATGGTGAGAAAATTCTGCGTTTTTTGCTCAAATACACTATACATTAA
- a CDS encoding sodium-translocating pyrophosphatase, producing MSVVYLVPIIALLGFVYMFVRTSWINKQSIGTPEMERISKLIANGAMSFLKAEYRVLAIFIVITTVLLGALSLTDANSSPLIMIAFVVGAVFSGTAGFIGMRVATRANVRTANAARSSLSKALDISFAGGTVMGTGVVSLGLLGLSLLFLLFNYLFNTGNTDAEMMRVLNVLTGFSLGAESIALFARVGGGIYTKAADVGADLAGKVVAGIPEDDPRNPAVIADNVGDNVGDVAGMGADLFGSYVSTVLATMVLGVLVKANSADQSFAAVYLPLLIAAIGTIFSVIAFFAVKVKENGNPQAALNRGNFIAIALTAIASYFVITHILPANCEEYKKLPDGTLTLINSFPSINIFFSVLIGLVVGGLISLVTEFYCAMGRRPVNSIVKQSLSSPATNIIGGLSIGMESTALPTIILASGIVVSYIVGGLFGVAMAAAGMMATTGIQLAIDAFGPIADNAGGIAEMSGLPKEVRKNTDTLDAVGNTTAAIGKGFAIASAALTALALFAAFMEITHLQSLDIANPRVLGGMLIGGMIPYLFSSLAISSVGRAANAMVQEVKRQFDEIKGLLQGKEGVTADYDTCITISTKAAIREMMAPGILALLAPTVVGFAFGPAVLGGLLAGILVSGLLLAMFQSNAGGAWDNAKKSFEAGVIIDGVTHYKGGDVHKNSVVGDTVGDPFKDTSGPSMNILIKLSMIVALIIAPYIAKIHPADHSNNAPVKPLIEQVEKG from the coding sequence ATGTCTGTTGTTTATCTTGTCCCTATAATTGCTTTGCTGGGATTTGTTTACATGTTTGTCAGAACATCCTGGATCAACAAACAATCTATCGGTACGCCTGAAATGGAGCGAATAAGTAAGTTAATTGCCAACGGTGCTATGTCCTTCCTGAAAGCAGAATATCGGGTATTGGCCATTTTTATAGTGATTACAACGGTTTTGTTAGGTGCCTTGAGCCTGACAGATGCGAACTCTTCTCCTTTAATTATGATTGCCTTTGTAGTAGGAGCTGTTTTTTCAGGAACTGCCGGATTTATCGGAATGAGGGTGGCTACCCGAGCCAATGTAAGAACTGCAAATGCCGCCCGAAGCAGTTTGTCAAAAGCCCTGGATATTTCTTTTGCCGGAGGTACCGTAATGGGAACAGGAGTGGTGTCATTAGGATTGTTGGGGCTTAGCTTACTATTCCTTTTGTTCAATTATCTATTTAACACCGGCAATACAGATGCGGAAATGATGCGCGTTCTAAACGTGCTAACCGGTTTTTCATTAGGTGCAGAAAGCATCGCTTTGTTTGCCCGTGTTGGAGGTGGAATTTATACAAAAGCGGCAGACGTAGGTGCCGACCTTGCCGGTAAAGTAGTTGCCGGAATACCCGAAGACGATCCGCGCAATCCGGCTGTAATTGCCGATAACGTTGGCGATAATGTGGGCGATGTTGCCGGAATGGGTGCTGACTTGTTCGGCTCTTATGTCAGTACAGTTTTAGCAACTATGGTTTTGGGCGTTTTGGTAAAAGCTAATTCAGCCGATCAAAGTTTTGCAGCAGTATATTTGCCTTTGCTCATCGCTGCTATCGGTACTATTTTTTCTGTAATCGCATTTTTTGCGGTTAAGGTAAAAGAAAACGGAAATCCACAAGCTGCACTCAATCGGGGCAATTTTATTGCTATCGCTTTAACCGCAATAGCTTCTTATTTTGTGATCACCCATATTCTTCCTGCAAATTGCGAAGAATACAAAAAATTACCTGACGGAACATTAACACTGATTAACAGTTTTCCGAGCATCAATATTTTCTTCAGCGTTTTGATTGGCTTGGTAGTCGGAGGACTAATCAGCTTAGTAACCGAGTTTTATTGTGCAATGGGTCGTCGCCCTGTTAACAGCATTGTAAAGCAATCTTTATCAAGTCCGGCTACCAACATCATCGGAGGACTTAGTATCGGCATGGAATCAACTGCTTTACCCACCATAATCCTGGCTTCCGGCATTGTTGTTTCTTACATTGTTGGCGGGTTGTTCGGAGTTGCTATGGCTGCTGCCGGTATGATGGCAACAACAGGAATTCAATTAGCCATTGATGCTTTCGGTCCGATTGCCGATAACGCCGGAGGAATTGCTGAAATGAGCGGGCTGCCCAAAGAAGTTCGTAAAAATACGGATACTTTAGATGCTGTCGGAAATACTACTGCAGCAATAGGTAAAGGATTTGCAATTGCTTCTGCTGCATTGACTGCTTTAGCTTTGTTTGCCGCTTTTATGGAAATCACACATCTTCAGTCGCTCGACATAGCCAATCCGAGAGTTTTGGGTGGCATGTTAATCGGCGGTATGATTCCTTATTTGTTTTCGTCTTTGGCTATCAGCTCAGTTGGAAGAGCAGCTAATGCTATGGTTCAGGAAGTAAAGCGCCAGTTTGATGAAATTAAAGGTTTATTGCAAGGCAAGGAAGGTGTTACAGCCGATTACGATACCTGTATTACCATATCTACAAAAGCAGCAATCAGAGAAATGATGGCACCCGGTATTTTGGCTTTATTAGCGCCTACTGTGGTTGGTTTTGCTTTCGGACCGGCTGTTTTAGGAGGTTTATTGGCAGGCATTTTGGTTTCTGGTCTTTTACTTGCCATGTTTCAGTCTAATGCCGGTGGCGCATGGGATAACGCTAAAAAATCTTTTGAAGCCGGTGTGATTATTGACGGAGTTACACATTACAAAGGCGGTGATGTTCATAAAAATTCCGTTGTTGGAGATACCGTAGGAGATCCTTTTAAAGATACAAGCGGACCCTCAATGAATATTTTGATTAAACTTTCAATGATTGTTGCTTTAATTATTGCCCCCTACATAGCAAAAATACATCCTGCGGACCATTCTAATAATGCTCCGGTTAAACCCTTAATAGAACAAGTCGAAAAAGGATAA
- the rfbC gene encoding dTDP-4-dehydrorhamnose 3,5-epimerase: MPFIEHTGFKDLLVINPPVFYDERGYFFESYNSKLFVQHHLWYNFVQDNQAFSRYGVLRGLHYQKNPHAQAKLVRVTQGKVFDVVVDLRTDSETCGKWYGILLSDENKKQLLVPKGFAHGYVVLSKTAEFVYKCDNYYHRQSEAGIRYNDPFLNIDWQIPNADLIISSKDLQLPSFADSIPFIP; encoded by the coding sequence TTGCCATTTATCGAACATACGGGATTCAAGGATTTATTAGTTATTAACCCTCCGGTTTTTTACGATGAAAGAGGGTATTTTTTTGAGAGCTACAACTCAAAATTATTCGTACAGCATCATTTGTGGTACAATTTTGTTCAGGACAATCAAGCATTTTCAAGGTATGGAGTTTTGCGAGGGCTTCACTATCAAAAGAATCCTCACGCACAAGCTAAACTTGTTCGTGTTACACAAGGCAAAGTGTTTGATGTGGTGGTTGATCTAAGAACTGATTCGGAAACATGCGGCAAATGGTATGGTATATTATTGTCGGATGAGAACAAAAAACAATTGCTGGTACCCAAGGGATTTGCACATGGTTATGTTGTTTTGAGCAAAACCGCAGAATTTGTTTACAAATGCGATAATTATTATCACCGTCAAAGCGAAGCAGGTATTCGATACAACGATCCTTTTTTGAATATTGATTGGCAAATCCCAAATGCCGATTTAATCATATCTTCAAAAGACCTTCAGCTACCTTCTTTTGCCGATTCTATTCCATTTATCCCCTAA
- a CDS encoding 1,4-dihydroxy-6-naphthoate synthase, translated as MKLTLGFSSCPNDTYIFDALVNGKIDTEGIEFIPVIADVEALNNSAFKQELQITKLSYHALGHLLPYYGLLNSGSALGNNCGPLLIAKQSLSAEELKSAGIAIPGKYTTANFLLGLAYPNLENKKVMLFSDIEQAVLDGVDVQAGLIIHENRFTYQRKGLIKILDLGEFWESTTGLPIPLGGIAVQRNLPLQLKQKIDRLIKKSVQYAFEHEQETMPYIKLHAQEMEESVIMQHIKLYVNSYTLDLGNTGIEAVGRLFAMAQDLNLIARFDGNIVVPLSQ; from the coding sequence ATTAAACTAACGCTGGGTTTTTCATCTTGCCCGAATGATACTTATATTTTTGATGCTTTAGTTAATGGCAAGATTGATACGGAGGGAATTGAATTTATACCGGTGATAGCAGATGTAGAAGCGCTTAACAATTCTGCTTTTAAGCAAGAACTACAGATCACCAAGTTAAGCTATCATGCGTTAGGGCATTTACTGCCATACTATGGACTCCTGAATTCAGGAAGTGCTCTTGGTAATAATTGCGGGCCTTTGTTAATTGCAAAGCAATCTTTAAGCGCTGAAGAACTAAAAAGTGCAGGTATTGCGATTCCGGGAAAATATACAACTGCAAACTTTCTTTTGGGATTAGCTTACCCAAATTTGGAAAATAAAAAAGTAATGCTGTTTTCTGACATCGAACAAGCTGTTTTAGATGGTGTAGATGTTCAGGCAGGCTTGATAATTCACGAAAATCGCTTTACCTATCAACGTAAAGGGCTAATCAAAATACTTGATTTGGGAGAATTTTGGGAATCAACCACAGGATTACCCATTCCATTGGGAGGAATTGCAGTTCAAAGGAATCTGCCTTTGCAACTAAAACAAAAGATAGACCGGTTGATTAAAAAAAGTGTCCAATATGCTTTTGAACATGAACAAGAAACGATGCCTTATATCAAACTTCATGCACAGGAAATGGAAGAATCAGTAATAATGCAACACATCAAACTGTATGTTAACAGCTATACTTTAGATTTGGGAAATACAGGCATAGAAGCAGTGGGCAGATTATTTGCTATGGCTCAGGACTTGAACTTAATTGCCCGCTTTGATGGAAATATTGTAGTTCCGTTATCGCAATAA